The genomic window ACGTGAGTCCTTATCTTGACAAATAGCAACTTAACTTCATACAGACTCGAAAGCTAAGACTCGTTTATGTATTGAACTTCAAACcatttatcaacaaattttctcacaatcattttaatgttttctaatacataaatacaaattactcttcataacaatttattaaaaaaataatagtaaatactttgaacatttttactgcagtataattttctattggggttttaaattatattttattaaaaaactcaatttgaaaatttaaaattcaaattggaCCTGATTATGATCCGTAAGCTTAAATACTTTATACTAAACTCAAGAAAGTCTTAACACTATGAACACTTGCTggaattgatgaaaatattcaaggacttggacttgtgaacaaagacttgagactcaacTTGGATTTGCAGTATAAAGGGTTTTCCTCACTTTATGGTTGTGAATAACAAAACTTACTCCATTTATTGTcgtttttttacttgaattttttgataatgtgataaataaaaatggataccaatatttttcataaatgtgtTTTACCAAACAGTTTAATGTTCTCAAATCacaaagttttgtattttttctatcatgtaaatattacttatatacaaCATGCATATTCATGTATTAGTTTTTTATCTAAAGAAAGTAACGCAAGCTTATCCCTTTTATCATTagttgaaaaagatttttttttttttgataatatcatAAACTTAATCTTTATACCTACCTCGATTAGTAAATGGATTATTCAGCACGCAAATTTCTCATAAGCTGATGTTAGAGAAAAGCAAATGTACTACTCAGTTAGTTTTACTTCTTCTTCGAAGATAAATGTTCCCAACACCTGTTACATTGGTTCTATGCGGTCCTTCGGGCTCTGGTAAATCTACACTCATCAAGAAACTCATGGAGGAATACACTGACATATTTGGTTTTTCCATATCCCATACGTCAAGGGTAATAAAGATAATCAGCTTgaatattagttataatttacaTAACTCATCATTAATTAAGGAACCAAgagttggagaaaaaaatggGGTGGAATATAACTTCTCCACCAAGGAAGACATGAGGCAATTGAGGGAAGACCAGGAGCTAATTGAAATGTCAGAGTACTCTGGTAATTTGTACGGAACATCAAAGaagtctatcaaaaaagttactGACACAggtctcatatattaaattataaaaatgatcctTATaggacttaaaaataaatattctctttaaaGGTCGAATATGCCTTTTGGATGTGGACATCAAGGGAGTTGAATCCCTCAAAGCGTCTGATATTAACTGCAAATTTGTTTTCATTCGTCCACCGTCTCTGGAGATTTTAGAAGAGCGATTGAGAAAGAGAGGGACGGAAGACGAGGCAGACATTCAGAGTCGATTAGATAACGTTCGAGAAGAAATCGAATATGGAGATCATGAggaaaattttgacaaaataattgtgAATGATGATTTAAACTCTGCTTATCAGAATTTGAAGTCATTCATTGGTCAATACGTCACTACTCACtttgattaaatgattaattaaaagtaaattgttcattttgaatgtatctaataaaatttgaaaaatatatgtgaaaaaGTGTTTGAAGGAGTCTTTAAGTGGCGAAAAAACTTACATATACGTATATGTAATGAGTTAACACAAAaccatcttgaacaaaaaaacaaggaaaaataatcatatgtgTGTACACCTAATAATTGAATgacttattttgat from Lepeophtheirus salmonis chromosome 1, UVic_Lsal_1.4, whole genome shotgun sequence includes these protein-coding regions:
- the LOC121123730 gene encoding uncharacterized protein encodes the protein MFPTPVTLVLCGPSGSGKSTLIKKLMEEYTDIFGFSISHTSREPRVGEKNGVEYNFSTKEDMRQLREDQELIEMSEYSGNLYGTSKKSIKKVTDTGRICLLDVDIKGVESLKASDINCKFVFIRPPSLEILEERLRKRGTEDEADIQSRLDNVREEIEYGDHEENFDKIIVNDDLNSAYQNLKSFIGQYVTTHFD